The following proteins are encoded in a genomic region of Mycolicibacterium rutilum:
- a CDS encoding sensor histidine kinase: MVLGTVSVTDPPTEAAATPVRSAPPHRRPFGLVPTASMITGAAIATVWFWVPLTLFVVGISSIPSVIGFAFASVVFVYLVRGVDWLERLRSEAVFGMGIGVPPRRLSHYTGFQRWLHQLWLDVSSVRFWKALAHHYLRMVYDLLAVGITFALLAFAVLGPAAAMAIDQSDDDAGLSFLPVPVAWLLALVAVAAAAAILIVAPVLDAAIDRWLLPPSSTAALQHQVSALADAREGAVSSAQTERHRVERDLHDSVQPRLVSLAMTIGLAQTKLDTDLPAAKTLIAEAHEDAKSALVELRNVVRGIAPTILSDRGLDAALSSVVQRSQHMGVPTTLDVQLPRRLPDEVEACAYFVVAEALTNVVKHSGATQAIVTVRYDDASDQLSVSVFDNGAGGARITSDDEATGLRGLEDRVRAARGTFTVSSPLSGPTVVTAVLPCA, encoded by the coding sequence ATGGTCTTGGGCACAGTTTCGGTCACCGACCCTCCCACGGAGGCCGCTGCGACTCCCGTGCGCAGCGCGCCGCCGCACCGCCGCCCGTTCGGTCTGGTGCCGACGGCGTCGATGATCACCGGCGCCGCGATCGCCACGGTGTGGTTCTGGGTCCCGCTGACGCTGTTCGTCGTCGGGATTTCCTCGATCCCCAGCGTGATCGGTTTTGCGTTCGCGTCGGTGGTGTTCGTCTATCTGGTCCGCGGGGTGGACTGGCTCGAGCGCCTACGCAGCGAGGCGGTGTTCGGCATGGGCATCGGGGTGCCGCCGCGTCGGTTGTCGCACTACACCGGATTTCAGCGCTGGCTGCACCAGCTGTGGCTGGATGTCAGCAGCGTCCGGTTCTGGAAAGCGTTGGCCCACCACTACTTGCGGATGGTCTACGACCTGCTCGCCGTGGGGATCACGTTCGCGCTGCTGGCGTTCGCGGTGCTCGGGCCGGCGGCGGCGATGGCGATCGACCAGAGCGACGACGACGCCGGGCTCAGTTTCCTGCCCGTGCCGGTGGCGTGGCTGCTGGCGCTGGTGGCGGTGGCCGCCGCGGCCGCGATCCTGATCGTCGCGCCGGTACTCGACGCGGCGATCGACCGGTGGCTGTTGCCGCCGTCGTCGACGGCCGCGCTGCAGCATCAGGTCAGCGCGCTGGCCGACGCGCGCGAGGGTGCGGTGTCGTCGGCGCAGACCGAACGCCACCGGGTCGAACGCGATCTGCACGACAGCGTGCAGCCGCGGTTGGTGAGCCTGGCGATGACGATCGGGTTGGCGCAGACCAAGTTGGACACCGACCTGCCTGCGGCCAAGACGCTGATCGCCGAGGCGCACGAGGACGCCAAGAGCGCCCTGGTGGAACTGCGCAACGTGGTGCGTGGCATCGCGCCGACGATCCTGTCCGACCGCGGCCTGGACGCCGCGCTGTCGTCGGTGGTGCAGCGTTCGCAGCACATGGGAGTGCCGACGACACTCGATGTGCAGCTGCCGCGGCGGCTGCCCGACGAGGTCGAGGCATGCGCGTATTTCGTTGTCGCCGAGGCGTTGACGAACGTCGTCAAGCATTCCGGCGCCACCCAGGCGATTGTGACCGTGCGCTACGACGACGCCTCCGACCAGCTGTCGGTGTCGGTGTTCGACAACGGCGCGGGCGGCGCCCGGATCACCTCCGACGACGAGGCCACCGGCCTGCGCGGCCTCGAGGACCGCGTGCGCGCCGCCCGCGGCACGTTCACCGTGTCCAGCCCGTTGAGCGGGCCCACCGTCGTGACCGCGGTGCTGCCATGCGCATAG
- a CDS encoding VOC family protein, with product MAITFNHTIVAAHDRAESARFFTELFGLPAAREFGPFLAVELNHGVSLDYAQVAEGEDIRPQHYAFLVSEDEFTAIYGRITERGVPHWADPRGSRPGEINHNDGGRGVYFQDPAGHYLEILTRPYGSGAD from the coding sequence ATGGCTATCACGTTCAATCACACCATCGTCGCGGCTCATGACCGCGCTGAGTCAGCGAGATTTTTCACCGAGTTGTTCGGTCTGCCCGCTGCCAGAGAGTTCGGCCCGTTCCTGGCCGTCGAGCTCAACCACGGTGTGAGCCTGGATTACGCGCAGGTCGCCGAGGGCGAGGACATCCGGCCGCAGCACTACGCGTTCCTGGTGTCCGAAGACGAGTTCACCGCCATCTACGGCCGGATCACCGAGCGCGGGGTGCCGCACTGGGCGGATCCCCGAGGCAGCAGGCCCGGGGAGATCAACCACAACGACGGCGGACGGGGCGTGTACTTCCAGGATCCGGCGGGCCACTACCTGGAAATCCTCACCCGGCCGTACGGCTCGGGCGCGGACTGA
- a CDS encoding maleylpyruvate isomerase family mycothiol-dependent enzyme — protein MSARERLRDNDIRLVSALADLRPDEWAQPSLCDAWTNHEVLAHLVIGYRTGIGTFAATLVRHQGSFDRANTALAKTLAQQAGPADLLDELSRLIDRPRGLGRIFPPQLLLGDHVTHELDILFPLGRPPGTRRDVLAAVLNTQVTVPNPFVPAFANSRRIRLRATDIAWTHGDAGPVVQGCAADLVSVLGNRPHALPRLTGDGVDVLAARVSPRPSRTAG, from the coding sequence ATGTCTGCGCGTGAGCGTCTGCGCGACAACGACATCCGCCTGGTCAGCGCGCTGGCCGATCTGCGCCCCGATGAATGGGCGCAGCCGAGCCTGTGCGACGCGTGGACCAATCACGAGGTGCTGGCGCACCTGGTGATCGGCTACCGCACCGGTATCGGTACGTTCGCGGCGACCCTCGTGCGGCACCAGGGTTCGTTCGACCGCGCCAACACCGCGCTGGCCAAAACGTTGGCTCAGCAGGCCGGGCCCGCCGACCTGCTCGACGAGCTGAGCCGCCTGATCGACCGCCCGCGCGGCCTGGGCCGGATCTTCCCGCCGCAGCTGCTGCTCGGCGACCACGTCACGCACGAACTCGACATCCTGTTTCCGCTCGGCCGGCCCCCGGGAACCCGCCGAGATGTGCTGGCCGCGGTGCTCAACACCCAGGTGACGGTGCCCAACCCGTTCGTTCCGGCATTCGCCAACAGCCGCCGAATCCGGTTGCGCGCCACCGACATCGCGTGGACCCACGGCGACGCGGGGCCGGTTGTTCAGGGTTGCGCCGCCGACCTGGTGTCGGTGCTCGGCAACCGGCCGCATGCGCTGCCCCGCTTGACCGGCGACGGTGTCGACGTGCTCGCGGCGAGGGTCAGTCCGCGCCCGAGCCGTACGGCCGGGTGA
- a CDS encoding TetR/AcrR family transcriptional regulator C-terminal domain-containing protein, translated as MRARFTTEEIAAAALGIVDTSGADALSMRALAGVLGTGPMTVYNYVRDKAELEELVVAAVVAEMEVPAPTADWVEDVYALADAMWRSIRAHPAAIPLVLTRRTASATGYAVVDALVGALERGGLSDTDRLAAFHAVLGFVVGAVQSELAGPLTTGRDAPDAATRIGAVAGDSYPHIAALAQVAVRTPVAEDFERGLRMLLDGIAARGSR; from the coding sequence GTGCGCGCACGGTTTACCACGGAGGAGATCGCCGCCGCGGCGCTGGGAATCGTCGACACGTCCGGTGCCGACGCATTGAGCATGCGGGCGTTGGCCGGGGTGCTGGGCACCGGGCCGATGACGGTCTACAACTACGTCCGCGACAAGGCGGAGTTGGAGGAACTCGTCGTCGCCGCGGTGGTTGCGGAGATGGAGGTGCCGGCACCGACCGCGGACTGGGTCGAGGACGTCTATGCGCTGGCCGATGCGATGTGGCGCAGCATCCGCGCGCATCCCGCCGCGATCCCATTGGTCCTGACGCGGCGCACGGCGTCGGCGACCGGATATGCAGTTGTCGATGCGTTGGTCGGTGCGCTGGAACGCGGCGGATTGTCCGACACCGACCGGCTGGCCGCCTTCCATGCGGTGTTGGGCTTCGTCGTCGGCGCGGTGCAGTCGGAACTGGCCGGGCCGTTGACCACCGGCCGCGATGCGCCCGACGCCGCGACCCGCATCGGCGCAGTGGCCGGTGACAGCTACCCGCACATCGCGGCACTAGCCCAGGTTGCGGTGCGCACCCCGGTCGCCGAGGACTTCGAGCGCGGCCTGCGCATGCTGCTCGACGGGATCGCAGCGCGCGGCAGCCGCTAG
- a CDS encoding response regulator transcription factor, with protein sequence MRIVIAEDSALLRAGIERILTDAGHEVVAGVPDATNLLRLVNETRPDLAILDVRMPPTFTDEGIRAAALLRSQNPESPVLVLSHYVEERYAADLIASDTRGFGYLLKDRVADVPAFLDAVTVVGGGGTVLDPEVVSQILVRSHRRNALDALTPRELEVLQLMAEGKTNSAIAAALHVSVGSAEKHIASIFAKLDLAPDDTENRRVLAVLRYLES encoded by the coding sequence ATGCGCATAGTGATCGCCGAGGACTCCGCGCTGTTGCGGGCGGGCATCGAGCGCATCCTCACCGACGCCGGCCACGAGGTCGTCGCCGGTGTGCCCGACGCGACGAACCTGCTGCGGTTGGTCAACGAGACGCGCCCCGATCTGGCGATCCTCGACGTGCGGATGCCGCCCACCTTCACCGACGAGGGCATCCGGGCCGCGGCGCTGCTGCGCAGCCAGAACCCGGAGTCGCCGGTGCTGGTGCTGTCGCACTACGTCGAAGAGCGCTACGCCGCCGACCTCATCGCCTCGGACACCAGGGGTTTCGGCTATCTGCTCAAAGACCGGGTCGCCGACGTGCCCGCCTTCCTGGACGCCGTCACGGTGGTCGGCGGCGGCGGGACCGTCCTCGATCCGGAGGTGGTGTCGCAGATCCTCGTGCGCTCGCACCGCCGCAACGCGCTCGACGCGCTGACCCCGCGGGAGCTGGAGGTGCTGCAGTTGATGGCCGAGGGCAAGACCAACTCGGCGATCGCGGCGGCCCTGCACGTCTCGGTGGGCTCCGCCGAAAAACACATCGCCTCGATCTTCGCGAAGCTCGACCTGGCTCCCGACGACACCGAGAACCGTCGCGTGCTGGCTGTCCTGCGCTACCTCGAATCCTGA
- a CDS encoding DUF4032 domain-containing protein, which translates to MPTGVPEFRLRAPTAELLTLPWERPLSEWTVPDVPLRDIAVGPSRHLVKFVEADGHLWAVKDMPPRIADKEYAVLRRLEDMGLPAVRPAGLVRQPQFDTAILVTRYLDGSWQYRRLFKRLPPDQPKHRARLFDAMANLMVELHRHGVFWGDCSLANTLFSRDGQVLQASLVDAETSEVHPSLSDGQREHDIDILVENVAAGMVDLVEQLGRSELEDTMIEEALDIRGRYEQLWAILHAEPVFALADRYHVEGTIRRLNDLGFAVDEIALAPLSTESEQLQLRVAVGDRRYHAQHLRELTGLDVGEGQAQILLGDLRTYQSLLSREAGHDVDESTAARLWVMEVATPGMHRAHAAIGNTGSAIQAYCDLLEVRWLLSERAGRDVGTEAALAALARGVIPTDSAAKMAVAETPTAPMARIELDDD; encoded by the coding sequence ATGCCCACCGGCGTGCCCGAGTTTCGGCTGCGCGCACCCACGGCCGAACTGCTGACCCTGCCGTGGGAACGCCCGCTGTCGGAGTGGACCGTGCCCGACGTACCGCTGCGCGACATCGCCGTCGGCCCGAGCCGCCACCTGGTCAAGTTCGTCGAGGCCGACGGCCACCTGTGGGCGGTCAAGGACATGCCGCCGCGGATCGCGGACAAGGAGTACGCGGTGCTGCGCAGGCTCGAGGACATGGGGCTGCCCGCGGTGCGGCCCGCCGGGCTGGTGCGCCAACCGCAGTTCGACACCGCGATCCTCGTGACCCGATATCTCGACGGGTCATGGCAGTACCGGCGGTTGTTCAAGCGGCTGCCGCCCGATCAGCCCAAGCACCGCGCCCGGTTGTTCGACGCGATGGCCAACCTGATGGTCGAGTTGCACCGCCACGGCGTGTTCTGGGGAGACTGCTCGCTGGCCAACACGCTGTTCAGCCGCGACGGCCAGGTGCTGCAGGCGTCGCTGGTCGACGCCGAGACCAGCGAGGTGCACCCGTCGCTGTCGGACGGCCAGCGCGAACACGACATCGACATCCTGGTGGAAAACGTCGCCGCCGGAATGGTCGACCTCGTCGAGCAGCTCGGCCGCTCCGAGCTCGAGGACACGATGATCGAAGAGGCCCTCGACATTCGCGGTCGCTACGAACAACTTTGGGCGATCCTGCACGCCGAACCGGTGTTCGCGCTGGCCGACCGCTACCACGTCGAGGGCACCATCCGCAGGCTCAACGACCTCGGCTTCGCCGTCGACGAGATCGCGCTGGCACCGTTGAGCACCGAGTCCGAGCAGTTGCAGCTGCGGGTCGCGGTCGGCGACCGGCGCTATCACGCACAGCACCTGCGCGAGCTGACCGGACTCGATGTCGGTGAGGGGCAGGCCCAGATCCTGCTCGGCGATCTGCGGACCTACCAGAGCCTGCTGAGCCGTGAGGCCGGCCACGACGTCGACGAGTCGACCGCGGCGCGGCTGTGGGTGATGGAGGTCGCCACCCCGGGGATGCACCGCGCGCACGCCGCGATCGGCAACACCGGTTCAGCAATCCAGGCCTACTGCGACCTGCTGGAGGTCCGCTGGCTGTTGAGCGAGCGGGCCGGACGCGACGTGGGCACCGAGGCGGCGCTGGCGGCCCTCGCCCGCGGGGTCATCCCCACCGACTCGGCCGCCAAGATGGCCGTCGCCGAGACCCCGACCGCGCCGATGGCGCGCATCGAACTCGACGACGACTGA
- a CDS encoding DUF4097 family beta strand repeat-containing protein, protein MTTLAPPPPAPTNPPPPLSPGGRTAFRAVLIVAAAALVAGALVGLSALAWGITNFRVITDSKALPPSVRALVVDTGEVPMAVRLTTDRDAAEPRADLRMVNSTRAGANPLELTSDRNEARLTITGEPSEFLQWSRAGEITVVLPPDLARRLTVTVEQKRGVVMAQADLDQLIARTDDGAVLLSGSARRVEVHNVNGEVVARKPIAVTEAFTATTVSGDVKVDFAEAAPRTVDVNSEDGDVIVGLPAGGSYVVNADTGAERGATVVRVPRTTDRAAADATVTARSENGDVVIDEVR, encoded by the coding sequence GTGACCACCCTCGCTCCCCCACCACCGGCACCGACCAACCCGCCGCCCCCGCTCTCCCCGGGCGGACGGACCGCGTTCCGCGCAGTGCTCATCGTCGCGGCCGCCGCGCTGGTGGCGGGGGCCCTCGTGGGCCTGAGCGCGCTCGCGTGGGGCATCACCAACTTCCGGGTGATCACCGATTCGAAGGCGCTGCCACCGTCCGTGCGCGCCCTCGTGGTGGACACCGGGGAGGTGCCGATGGCGGTCCGGCTCACCACCGACCGCGATGCCGCCGAACCGCGCGCCGACCTGCGGATGGTGAATTCGACACGGGCAGGGGCCAATCCGCTGGAGCTGACCTCCGACCGCAACGAGGCTCGGTTGACCATCACCGGGGAGCCCTCGGAGTTCCTGCAGTGGAGCCGGGCCGGTGAGATCACCGTGGTGTTGCCGCCGGATCTGGCCCGTCGGCTGACGGTCACCGTCGAGCAGAAGAGGGGCGTCGTGATGGCGCAGGCCGACCTCGACCAGCTGATCGCCCGCACCGACGACGGCGCGGTGCTGCTGAGCGGGTCGGCACGCCGCGTCGAGGTCCACAATGTCAACGGCGAAGTGGTGGCGCGCAAGCCGATCGCGGTGACCGAGGCGTTCACCGCCACCACCGTCAGCGGCGACGTCAAGGTCGATTTCGCCGAGGCCGCACCGCGAACCGTCGACGTGAACAGCGAAGACGGCGACGTCATCGTCGGATTGCCTGCCGGCGGGTCCTACGTCGTCAACGCCGACACCGGCGCCGAGCGCGGCGCCACCGTGGTGCGGGTGCCGCGCACGACGGACCGCGCCGCCGCCGACGCGACGGTCACGGCCCGTTCCGAGAACGGCGACGTCGTCATCGACGAGGTGCGCTGA
- a CDS encoding alpha/beta hydrolase produces MTTTIPTHRVDFHIDGTRCAAWLTLPDGDGPHPGIVLVHGLGATHDMMLAQYEQHFAAAGIATLAFDYRHTGESDGQPRQHISANRQRNDVIAAARHLAAHPQIDGRRIGLWGTSLGAMNVIRAAAVHDVAAAVVQCPIVHGPAAARSLGPRAALRLVPAITDDLLRRMAGRARRHLPIVGPPDGFALVTVAGAEAGWNSTVPPGGQFDNRILAADAVTMVTTSAIRDARKVRAPLLVCVCDRETLMDPAYAELVARRAPRGRARHYAADHFEIYHPPQVTAALADQTAFLQEHLDVCA; encoded by the coding sequence ATGACGACAACGATTCCGACCCATCGCGTGGACTTTCACATCGACGGCACGCGATGCGCGGCCTGGCTGACGCTGCCCGACGGCGACGGACCGCATCCGGGGATCGTGCTGGTGCACGGCCTCGGCGCGACGCACGACATGATGCTGGCGCAGTACGAGCAGCATTTCGCCGCCGCAGGCATCGCCACGCTGGCCTTCGACTACCGGCACACCGGTGAGTCGGACGGACAACCGCGCCAACACATCTCGGCGAACCGGCAACGAAATGACGTCATCGCCGCCGCGCGACACCTGGCCGCGCACCCGCAGATCGACGGCCGACGGATCGGGCTGTGGGGCACCAGCCTCGGCGCCATGAACGTCATCCGGGCCGCAGCCGTCCACGACGTGGCCGCCGCCGTGGTGCAGTGCCCGATCGTGCACGGACCGGCGGCCGCCCGCAGTCTCGGGCCGCGCGCGGCGCTGCGGCTTGTTCCCGCGATCACCGACGACCTCCTGCGCCGGATGGCCGGGCGGGCCCGCCGCCACCTCCCCATCGTCGGGCCACCGGACGGCTTCGCCCTGGTCACGGTGGCGGGCGCGGAAGCCGGCTGGAACTCGACGGTGCCGCCCGGCGGGCAGTTCGACAACCGGATCCTGGCCGCCGACGCGGTGACGATGGTGACCACGTCGGCGATCCGGGACGCGCGAAAGGTGAGGGCGCCGTTGCTGGTATGCGTGTGTGACCGGGAAACCCTGATGGACCCGGCGTACGCCGAACTGGTCGCGCGCCGAGCGCCCCGCGGACGCGCCCGCCACTACGCGGCGGACCACTTCGAGATCTACCACCCGCCGCAGGTGACGGCGGCGCTCGCCGACCAGACCGCGTTCCTGCAGGAGCATCTCGATGTCTGCGCGTGA
- a CDS encoding LLM class flavin-dependent oxidoreductase — protein MTMPVMEPDLDAATLQSWARLIDGGPFSSLCWGERIAFDNPDSMTLLGSLAAWTDRVRLVTTVVVPQLHDPVMLAKALATGDMLSGGRLTVGLGVGGREEDYRAAGADPATQTIRGMAERVAVMKRIWAGERVTESVVPVGPPPVQAGGPPLLVGTIGPKTLRSAAGWAEGLAGTTLDLDVQRQNELFDVARTAWAEAGKPAPHLATSFWFAIGQGDEPRDQVHRHLRRYMNWIPGDIVDAMAPTTGWAGTERQLLDVLRRFEDIGTDEIHLIPTSSDIDQVRRVADVVAAFAP, from the coding sequence ATGACGATGCCGGTGATGGAGCCTGATCTCGACGCGGCCACGCTGCAATCCTGGGCGCGGCTCATCGACGGCGGGCCGTTCTCGTCGCTGTGCTGGGGTGAGCGCATCGCGTTCGACAACCCCGACTCGATGACCCTGCTCGGGTCGCTGGCCGCGTGGACCGACCGGGTCCGGTTGGTGACGACGGTTGTGGTGCCGCAACTGCACGATCCGGTGATGCTGGCCAAGGCGCTGGCGACCGGTGACATGCTCAGCGGCGGCCGGCTCACGGTCGGCCTCGGCGTCGGAGGCCGCGAGGAGGACTACCGCGCCGCCGGCGCGGACCCGGCCACCCAGACCATCCGGGGCATGGCCGAACGCGTCGCGGTGATGAAGCGGATCTGGGCCGGTGAGCGGGTCACCGAATCCGTCGTCCCGGTGGGACCGCCACCGGTGCAGGCCGGCGGGCCGCCGCTCCTGGTCGGCACGATCGGGCCCAAGACGCTGCGCAGCGCGGCCGGGTGGGCCGAGGGCCTGGCCGGAACCACGCTCGACCTCGACGTGCAGCGGCAGAACGAACTGTTCGACGTCGCCCGCACCGCGTGGGCCGAGGCGGGCAAGCCCGCACCGCACCTGGCGACGTCGTTCTGGTTCGCGATCGGCCAGGGCGACGAACCGCGCGACCAGGTGCACCGCCACCTGCGCCGCTACATGAACTGGATCCCCGGCGACATCGTGGACGCGATGGCGCCCACCACGGGCTGGGCGGGCACCGAGCGTCAGCTGCTCGACGTGCTGCGCCGCTTCGAGGACATCGGCACCGACGAAATCCACCTGATCCCAACCAGTTCCGACATCGACCAGGTGCGCCGCGTGGCCGACGTCGTCGCAGCCTTCGCGCCGTAA